From the genome of Medicago truncatula cultivar Jemalong A17 chromosome 2, MtrunA17r5.0-ANR, whole genome shotgun sequence:
GTGTTATCAAGTTTTTCTAGAAATAAGGGTAGAAAACATTGTAATAAAGGTTGCTTAATACATTTCATAAATCATGTCTAACTCATAATATTATTGTCAATGACATGCATTTGATTAAGTATGCGACTtacttcaaatttattttaaagtcttttatCTTTCCCGCAATTTACTTTTTCCTGCAATTTTATCTTTCTTACACTTTACATTTATGCAATTTAGTTTTCAAGGCATTAACATTTTCTCCATTTTAGTTTGCAAGTCAATTTAATTTCATGCACTCTACATTTTACACTTCTTCGCATGTTCATTAACTTTTTTCTAAGTTACTTTTGGGGGGCTTTTCGATTTTCATTTAGAGCGATCCCAATCAAATCAACCACATCCTTGCATGATCTTctacaaagttttttttgttaatatttataaaataatcgtGTAATATATATGTGCATGTGTAGATTAAAACATGGTCGTCTTAAACACTATCGagatattgttttaaaaatgggTATATGCAAAAATTTGGAGCATCAAAATTTTAGACGCCGAGATTGATTTATACAGAAAGTTAAACccctaaaaattaatatatgtggGAATTTGGCCCCTTAAAAACTTTGAGGTCATTTTTAATCTTAAACATTTTGGATTCCGGCAAGAACATAGTCAATAATTGGTTCGTAATTCGCTTCGCTACTTGATACGAGTTCTAGTACACAACCCTCAAAGTATTAGGTACGAAGGAGTACATATAGTCGATACACTATTTTAATTCATGGTATGATTTAATATATTCAACGCTACATATGAatatgttttcaaattatacAAATGTAAAGCCATATTTACACAGATGaaataatcaatataaataCAAGATACACACACATAAATATATACTGTATTTTACTGTAAGAAATACGTATATATTTACCGGTCAACACACGAGCaatataaatacatatactTTACCTCAAAAAATACACATACATACCATGCATACATATATCAGTGTGGTCCTccttcacaaaataaaataaactaatacacacacacatatatatcaAGTGGTTCAAATTTTCAACCTTCAAGCTCTATCATAATGTTTCTGATTTTAACAAGTCCTTTCCCGTACCTTGGAACCAAAGTAACCACAACActgtcatcatcatcaactccCAAATCTTCCAGCAAGTCCGTTAATCCAAATCTACAACTACTATTAATATTCTTCATTGTTTGTTCATGCAAAGAATGAGGTACATTCACAAAGCTCCCAGCAAACTCTGTATTAAATGGCTTAACCACCTTATCTTTATCATTAATAAACACATCAAACTTTACACATGCTTTCGTATCAAACACAATCccttcaataactaaaacctcttcttcttcttccttctcctttttGCTCCTTGATTTTTTTGGCCTCTTCACAGTTGTACTCACCATATCATCCAAAACCAATGGAAACTTAATATCGTTTCTTGAATTAGTTAAGTTCTCATTAATCTCACTTAGACGAGCTTTACCAGTACCAAAACTATTTCCTTGTGCAACTTCcacttttttttgtatttttttacatGGTGTAGGTTTAGCATTTAACCATGGAATATCAACATCTTGGTAAAcataacctaatttttttgtgtCAAGACAGTCTTTGACATTAACCTTAACAAGATTCTTATTTTCATCATAGAAAAGAAACTCTGATTCTAACCAATCTTTGTCATTGAAATCCTTTCTTTTCCCACCAAGTGTTTTCCATATAGACCAAAACCTATCAATATTTGAAtggtgagagaaaaaaataggaTCTCTTGCAGCTGAATAGAAATCTCCCATGTCTTCAAAGTTAGGTTGCGTATCATCACCACTCCATAGATGAACTATATTATGTGGAACAATCTCTACGGATCCAGCACCGGGATCCGGTGCATCTCCAGCACGGTAAGGGTTTCCGAGGAAAAGTGTTGAGGTTTTTCCACCAGACACAACCTGTCTATACATTATAGTAAGGTTTGTGGAGATCCTTTCATTTTCATCAACTTCATCGCTATCATCGCCAGGTACATAGTTAAAGTCTATGAGTGTTGGAGGTTGATGATTTGCATTTCGGAGTTCATCGTAAAGAGGAGATGTACGGTCGGTGTAAATGGAGGGAAATTGCATGCCATTAGGAGCGTCATAGTTCCAAAATGGTAAAGCAAAGGTTGGATCATTGATCAAGCTACCCAAGATTCTTTCATAGAAATAAAGATACCAtctatgaaaaggaaaaaagagcCAAGAACTATGAACTTGAAGATCAAGATTAGGAAAACCAACTTGGGAATATGCACCATCACAATAAGCACAATGGATGTTTGCTTGTTGTATGAAATTACGTGGATCATTGGATGGTAAGGCTTTCATGAGTTCAATggcttttttgtatttttgtagaTATTCATCGTTGACCAAATGTGCTGCTTGTCTTACCCTTAAGGGTTGAGTTGATGAAGGAAATTTGTAATCTATGATTTTTGTGGAATTTGGTGGACAACAATTAAGACCACTGGGTGTAGCACCTGAGGGTAGATCTGGTGGTCCACATGTAGAAAGGTCTGGTGCGGATATTGGAGAAGCTAGGGCAAAAGGGTTAGCGGTGAAAGTACCACAAAGTCCTCCAAGGCCAACTAGAACATTCCTCCTATTTCCTACAACAATGTTTTGTAGTTGTTCTTCTTCTTTAGGGTTGTTTTGGTTACCATTATTACCACTCAATGTGATCACTTGGCGTCTTGGTAATATTCTATGTTTAGAAGATTTCTGTTGTTTTTGTGAAAATGGATACATGGAAGAAGAATGGGAAAAGTTGATTGTGGATATAAAGGAAATAGGTGAGATAGATGCCATGGTTTGCTAGGTATATTATTTTGGTATTATGAAGATATAAGACTTTCATAGTCCTTATATAGTGAACTATGATGAAGAAATTTCTTACACTATGTGTGACTGACGGTCcttaatttccttaaaaaataaaacaaaaaaaaggctGATGGTCCCTAAAAGAAATTATTGACGTGGAAATGAACGTTTTGCtgacctttcaaaaaaaaaaaattacgttttgCTGACATTACCAAATCGTCATCGAcggtaatttttttgttagtttatcATGGCTGAATTGCCATATTTTAAACAATACCacactcattttttttcttactttttttgttgaaaacattcattttttatttttgagtaaatagtcaatttccccactaaaattgtaagtttcatcaattaccctttgaaattaacaaaacttcaattaccccctgaaatttcacaacgttagtcaatttaccccctccgtcaaatttttctgttagtgaacatgacgttttgcaaataccccccctgaagttttgcacttatgtgcaaaatgccccccaaacttaaaaatttatattatttttttcttaaaaacaaacaattaatagttaaatattaaaactaactattaattttgaaatttgggaaaactacatgcatatatacatcaaaataggctccaaactgaaaaaaaaaaaatatgtattttttaaagtgacaataatgggatgatttgtggattaatattgggggttgtgtagtttaaatggtttgagcaaattgttgaaggagttggaggagtttaaaaactaagatggtgaaggagaaaatataaatttaaatctgattattaatttgtttataatcctctaaaaataataatttttctattagaaataaccattattgtcactttaaaaatacacatttttccctattttgatgtatatatgtatgtagttttttcaaactccaaaattaatagttataacttttaagtttagggggcattttgcatataagtgcaaaacttcagggggtatttgcaaaacgtcatgttcactaacagaaaaatttgacggagggggtaaattgactaacgttgtgaaatttcagggggggtaattgaagttttgttaattttaagggggtaattgatgaaacttacaatttcatggGGGAAATCGACTATTTactcattcatttttattacttaacCGACAACCGTATATTCTTCTCAAAAGTCTCATCTATCCGATTTTGG
Proteins encoded in this window:
- the LOC11425155 gene encoding polyphenol oxidase A1, chloroplastic, producing the protein MASISPISFISTINFSHSSSMYPFSQKQQKSSKHRILPRRQVITLSGNNGNQNNPKEEEQLQNIVVGNRRNVLVGLGGLCGTFTANPFALASPISAPDLSTCGPPDLPSGATPSGLNCCPPNSTKIIDYKFPSSTQPLRVRQAAHLVNDEYLQKYKKAIELMKALPSNDPRNFIQQANIHCAYCDGAYSQVGFPNLDLQVHSSWLFFPFHRWYLYFYERILGSLINDPTFALPFWNYDAPNGMQFPSIYTDRTSPLYDELRNANHQPPTLIDFNYVPGDDSDEVDENERISTNLTIMYRQVVSGGKTSTLFLGNPYRAGDAPDPGAGSVEIVPHNIVHLWSGDDTQPNFEDMGDFYSAARDPIFFSHHSNIDRFWSIWKTLGGKRKDFNDKDWLESEFLFYDENKNLVKVNVKDCLDTKKLGYVYQDVDIPWLNAKPTPCKKIQKKVEVAQGNSFGTGKARLSEINENLTNSRNDIKFPLVLDDMVSTTVKRPKKSRSKKEKEEEEEVLVIEGIVFDTKACVKFDVFINDKDKVVKPFNTEFAGSFVNVPHSLHEQTMKNINSSCRFGLTDLLEDLGVDDDDSVVVTLVPRYGKGLVKIRNIMIELEG